The following proteins come from a genomic window of Aspergillus luchuensis IFO 4308 DNA, chromosome 3, nearly complete sequence:
- the HEM2 gene encoding porphobilinogen synthase HEM2 (BUSCO:EOG092630N3;~COG:H;~EggNog:ENOG410PFRX;~InterPro:IPR030656,IPR001731,IPR013785;~PFAM:PF00490;~go_function: GO:0003824 - catalytic activity [Evidence IEA];~go_function: GO:0004655 - porphobilinogen synthase activity [Evidence IEA];~go_function: GO:0046872 - metal ion binding [Evidence IEA];~go_process: GO:0033014 - tetrapyrrole biosynthetic process [Evidence IEA]), producing the protein MSFSNLVSDLAFRDAQDDRSSQISHARSQATARSYTSTAATSVSISGDISSQLHSGYSHPLSRSWQAEKQLTKEMLIYPLFITDNPDEETPIPSLPNQYRRGLNRLVPFLRPLVQKGLRSVILFGVPLHPSAKDALGTAADDPTGPVVQAIRLLRSRFPQLYIVTDVCLCEYTSHGHCGILREDGTLDNAQSVDRISDVALAYAAAGAHCVAPSDMNDGRVRAIKLKLIEAGIAHRVLLMSYSAKFSGCLYGPFRDAAGSCPSFGDRRCYQLPPGGRGLARRAIQRDIGEGADIIMVKPASSYLDIIRDAKELAKDMPVAAYQVSGEYAMIHAGAKAGVFDLKSMAFESTEGILRAGAGIIVSYFVPDFLDWLS; encoded by the exons ATGTCGTTTTCAAACCTTGTTTCTGACCTTGCATTCAGAGACGCTCAGGATGACCGAAGTTCTCAAATATCCCATGCACGGTCGCAAGCCACCGCACGATCATATACCAGCACGGCTGCGACCAGCGTTAGCATATCTGGTGACATATCTAGCCAGCTTCATTCTGGTTATAGTCACCCATTGAGTAGATCATGGCAAGCCGAGAAGCAGTTGACCAAG GAGATGCTCATCTATCCCCTATTTATTACTGATAACCCTGATGAAGAGACGCCTATTCCATCCCTTCCAAATCAGTATCGCCGAGGGTTGAATCGATTAGTTCCCTTTCTAAGACCATTGGTACAGAAAGGACTGCGTTCCGTGATTCTGTTCGGTGTCCCTTTGCATCCATCTGCAAAGGATGCGCTGGGAACCGCTGCAGATGATCCGACCGGTCCAGTAGTTCAGGCcatccgccttcttcgtTCGCGCTTTCCTCAACTTTATATCGTGACGGATGTCTGTCTTTGTGAATACACCTCACATGGTCATTGCGGAATACTACGTGAGGATGGGACGCTCGATAACGCACAATCCGTTGATCGGATTTCAGATGTAGCCCTCGCCTATGCTGCCGCTGGTGCTCACTGCGTGGCTCCGTCAGATATGAACGACGGCAGAGTCCGCGCCATAAAGCTCAAGCTTATTGAAGCTGGTATCGCTCATCGTGTCCTCCTGATGTCCTACAGTGCAAAATTCAGTGGATGTCTATATGGTCCCTTCCGAGATGCCGCAGGCTCTTGCCCATCCTTCGGAGACCGCAGGTGTTACCAATTGCCTCCAGGTGGCCGGGGGCTTGCTCGGCGAGCGATACAGCGCGATATTGGGGAGGGTGCAGACATAATAATGGTGAAGCCCGCTAGTAGCTATCTGGATATCATACGGGATGCCAAGGAGCTTGCCAAAGACATGCCAGTTGCCGCATACCAAGTTAGCGGAGAGTATGCCATGATACATGCAGGGGCCAAGGCTGGCGTTTTCGATCTGAAGTCAATGGCTTTCGAGAGCACAGAGGGTATACTACGGGCAGGAGCTGGTATCATTGTGAGCTATTTTGTGCCCGACTTTCTGGATTGGCTTTCTTAA
- the CAS91 gene encoding maltose acetyltransferase (COG:E;~EggNog:ENOG410PHH7;~InterPro:IPR024688,IPR036864,IPR011004,IPR001451, IPR001138;~PFAM:PF00172,PF14602,PF00132,PF16628,PF12464;~go_function: GO:0000981 - DNA-binding transcription factor activity, RNA polymerase II-specific [Evidence IEA];~go_function: GO:0008270 - zinc ion binding [Evidence IEA];~go_function: GO:0016407 - acetyltransferase activity [Evidence IEA];~go_process: GO:0006355 - regulation of transcription, DNA-templated [Evidence IEA]): MATVASTSVMNDQDTEKAPRADHSPSRFTAVNGKEPSVTAGSVPTPAVTDCAVESSDVIVRNGLDAQSRLDEQIQGNGNAESGNSANEPEEPHSQRSPSLSGSSGPSKSKRKRSESGEQEESHGMLRRAPKSPVIRSDDTSQPPTQTSTSNDTGMSHGESETKHPSPSTQPRLEEHGGDTRTPPANTTWHDYDSQLVHQAQRAQQFDASDAQLAEALQREANGHDTSQKNWGVTSGRPTEGPAQSEQPSSLSVLPQERPQTAVQVAPKRKRVFSNRTKTGCMTCRRRKKKCDEQHPACNNCIRGGFLCEGYSSRSTWQKPSNSKTPVPLQSKEGYLDVNSQYVHDISQHDRQQTLPEQLDPGKIRPIVVDESDRATASFNTSPTGTNSGRGPWTKRSWGSTGHPSYISDHVAKPDYREVPSIHELSREGPAKSDFPIVPPIRELSHGGHSKPGAVPLFQGGIDQRSAHSGNVDTNSPQAQARMALSIEHQLSTRTLSTEDTEKDKMIRGDLYRPYDVHLVEERDRCKAALWRFNNACNPISGLSTKEQSRLLKEVLVPPGSAINSPPGLTSSRSTGSLGQGAIVEAPFYCHYGYNVHIGEDVMVSENCLFVDDCPVTIGAHTWIGPRVTILTSMAHANMQERKGSQSRYQGRPVTIEEDCYVGAGCTIYPGVRLRRGAYVAPGEVVKSDIVAYGFQGLKPSYM, translated from the exons ATGGCAACAGTGGCTTCTACATCGGTAATGAATGATCAAGACACCGAAAAAGCGCCCAGGGCGGACCATAGCCCTTCTCGATTTACTGCAGTGAACGGAAAAGAGCCCTCGGTTACTGCGGGATCTGTGCCCACACCGGCTGTAACCGATTGCGCCGTTGAATCCTCCGATGTCATCGTACGAAATGGTTTAGATGCGCAATCTCGCCTCGACGAACAAATACAGGGGAATGGGAACGCTGAGAGTGGCAACAGTGCTAATGAACCAGAAGAGCCTCATTCTCAGCGGTCACCTTCCCTGAGTGGCTCGTCGGGCcccagcaaaagcaaacGGAAAAGGTCGGAATCTggggaacaagaagaaagccaTGGTATGCTTCGCAGGGCTCCGAAAAGCCCGGTTATACGTTCGGATGATACGAGCCAACCCCCCACTCAGACATCTACGTCGAACGACACCGGCATGTCCCATGGTGAAAGCGAAACCAAGCACCCATCCCCTTCTACTCAGCCTCGATTAGAGGAACATGGGGGTGATACTCGGACGCCACCCGCAAATACAACATGGCATGATTATGATTCCCAGCTGGTACATCAAGCCCAGCGTGCACAACAGTTTGACGCATCCGATGCTCAATTGGCTGAGGCACTTCAGCGCGAGGCCAATGGCCATGATACGTCTCAAAAGAATTGGGGGGTTACAAGCGGTCGTCCAACGGAAGGGCCAGCACAGAGTGAGCAGCCATCCTCACTATCTGTACTTCCTCAGGAGCGGCCCCAGACAGCCGTACAAGTTGCACCCAAGAGAAAACGCGTGTTTAGTAACCGAACCAAAACAGGCTGCATGACTTgtcggaggaggaaaaagaagtgCGATGAACAACATCCTGCCT GCAACAACTGTATCAGGGGGGGCTTTTTGTGTGAGGGCTATTCTTCCCGAAGCACCTGGCAAAAGCCGTCGAATTCGAAAACTCCAGTTCCTCTGCAATCCAAGGAAGGCTATTTGGATGTCAATTCTCAGTATGTCCACGATATAAGTCAGCATGACCGGCAACAAACCTTGCCGGAACAACTTGATCCAGGGAAAATCAGGCCTATTGTTGTAGACGAAAGCGACCGGGCAACTGCCTCGTTCAATACTAGTCCCACAGGAACTAATTCCGGTCGCGGTCCATGGACGAAACGCAGCTGGGGAAGCACAGGCCACCCTTCCTATATCTCCGATCATGTGGCAAAGCCTGATTACCGCGAGGTCCCCTCGATTCATGAGTTATCCCGGGAAGGCCCTGCTAAGTCTGATTTCCCAATCGTTCCTCCTATCAGAGAGCTTTCTCATGGAGGTCATTCCAAACCCGGGGCAGTCCCGCTCTTCCAAGGAGGGATAGATCAACGATCAGCACATTCAGGGAACGTGGACACTAATAGCCCCCAGGCTCAGGCGCGGATGGCACTAAGCATCGAACATCAGTTATCTACTCGTACATTATCGACCGAGGACACCGAAAAAGATAAGATGATACGTGGTGACCTCTACCGACCTTATGATGTTCACCTCGTGGAAGAAAGGGATCGCTGCAAGGCCGCCTTATGGCGGTTCAATAACGCCTGTAACCCTATTTCGGGGTTAAGCACTAAGGAGCAAAGTCGGTTGCTGAAGGAAGTGCTTGTTCCTCCAGGCTCAGCTATCAACTCACCTCCTGGTCTGACTTCATCTCGTTCGACAGGGTCGTTAGGGCAAGGTGCTATAGTTGAAGCACCTTTCTACTGTCACTATGGGTACAACGTGCATATCGGTGAAGATGTCATGGTCTCAGAAAACTGCTTGTTTGTTGATGACTGTCCTGTAACCATTGGTGCCCATACCTGGATAGGTCCCCGGGTTACCATACTTACATCAATGGCCCATGCTAATATGCAAGAACGCAAAGGCTCACAAAGTCGATATCAGGGGCGCCCTGTTACAATCGAGGAAGATTGCTACGTTGGGGCTGGCTGTACGATCTATCCTGGTGTTCGACTACGACGCGGGGCGTATGTCGCTCCTGGAGAGGTAGTAAAGTCAGACATCGTAGCCTATGGTTTTCAGGGACTAAAGCCAAGCTATATGTGA